The following is a genomic window from bacterium.
CAAAAATAACGCATCGATCATTAAGCAATAACTTTATGAAATCTGTCTTTAAACCATCGCCACAAACTAGAGAGTTGATTGTCTTTGCCTTGCTCAACATGCTGGCTTTGCTGCTTATCGCTCGACGCTACAGTGCTGTTTCTAGTGAGCACACTAAGTTTAGCGCACAAGCGTTTTCATACTTAATGACAGTCGGGCATTTTTCGACTCTGAGCTTGATTGCTGTATTACCTAGTCTCGCGTTGTCTTCATTGAGGAAGATTCCCGCAGTAATCCCTTGGCTGCTCGCCCTAGCTTTGTGCTGGTTTTTAGACGTCTTTGTGATCATCGATAGCTACGCATTTCAACTTTTTCGTTTTCACCTCAATGCGGCAGTGCTGGGCATGCTCTTTGGCGACGCTTCCAGCGAGATTTTTATTTTCTCTGACAAAATGCTTTATAAATCACTACTGATTGTTCTGGCTTTATTAATTACACTACTAAGTTTTATTTGGCTGGCTCGGAAGATCGCCGCAATGCAATTCCAGCGGGGCACTAGCCGCGGCATTCTGACTTTAATTTGCCTGTCAGCAATTACACATAATTTGTTTTTTGCTTGGGCCGATGCTGTGGCTTATGCACCAGTGACAATTCAGGCTCAGCTTTATCCGCTTTATCCAGCGTTTACTGCAAGAAAGTTTCTTAAGAAACTGGGGATTAGCACCGATCTCGGTCAGCAAGATATTGTAATTACGCACACTGAAGGTAATTTACACTACCCATTAAGCCCTCTGATCTGCACGACAAATCCAACAAGATTGAATGTGATTTTTATTGTGATTGACGCTTTACGTTTTGACGTAATCAATGAAATTGCAACACCACAAATCAAAGCTTTTTCCAGCCAAACTTCAAAGTTTACTAATCATTGGAGCGGGGGCAGCGCGACGCGCACAGGAATTTTCAGTATTTTTTATGGTATTCCTGGCACATACTGGCAAGCATTTTTACGTCACCAACAAAGTCCTGTGCTGATCGATAAATTCCTTGAGCAGGGTTACCAGATGGCAATTTTTGGTAGCGCGCCTTTAAGTAGTCCCGAATTTGACCGCACAGTTTTTGCGAAAATTCAAAATTTGCGCCGCCGCTCTAGTGCTAAAACCCCGGATCAGCGCGACCAAGAAATTACTAGAGGTTTTAATAATTTCCTTGAGACGCGTAATCCAATAGAGCCCTTTATGGGATTTTTGTTTTACGACTCAACGCACTCTTTCGATTTTCCGGAAGATTCGCCGCAGGTCTTTACACCAAGCATTACCGACGTTGATTACCTAGATTTAAATCAAGACTTTGACCCGCTTCCGCTTAAAAACCGTTATCTTAACGCTGTGCATTTTGTCGATAGTGAAGTTGGGAAAGTCTTAAACAAATTACGCGAGAAAAATTTAATTAATAATTCTATTATCTTCATCACCGGTGACCACGGCGAAGAGTTTAATGATACAAAAATGAACTTTTGGCGCCACACTGGAAATTTCACTAAATTTCAAACACAAGTGCCCTTGCTGGTAGCCTGGCCAAATCAAGAAATCAAGGAGTATCCGCATTGGAGTAGTCACTACGACATCGCACCGACGCTTTTAAGCGAACTTTTTCAGTGCACTAATCCGCCGCGAGACTATGCTGTCGGTCACAACCTTTTTAGGCCTGAAAAAAGAAAATTCATGCTTGTTTCTAACTATGGAAACTCAGGAATTATTGAACCTGACCGACTGACGACGATATTTCAATTCGGCGGAATGCATATTACTGACCCGCTAATGCAACCACTTACTGAGGCCGTTTCGCGCTCAGATATTTTGCAGCAGACTTTTGAGCAGCAAAGTAGATTTTACAAGTAGGCTAGCGCGCACTCACTATCTAGTGTGCAATCAAAGGCCGCGCCGACGACGAAAAAAAAATATCCCTAAAAGGCGGGCAAGGTAGAGGAGGAAATGTGCCTACAAAACCTTGCCCAGAACGATTATCGGAAATTAGGCTTCAACCCCAACGTCATACTCTTCCATCCCTGCTTCGTGAGCCTGGATTTTTGCGCGAAGTCCTTCAACGAGGGCATCAATTTGAGCCTTCATATTAGACTCGAGCTCAGGTAGCGCTTGCGCTGCTTCGGCGATTGCCAGGCAATATGCAAGAAAAGCGCTGTGTCCTTCTCTCTGCCGCTCTCCATACGACGGCGAATGCTCGGCCCCGAGTAGAGCTTGCTGACAGCGCAGATACTCTTTATGCTTTTCAGCAACAGCTTCGGGTAATTCTTTGCCTGCCAGCAAAGTCGCGCAAATTGCAACCAGAAAGTTAACCGCATTGCGCTTCGAGGCTTGGTTTTCTTTTCGCAGCGCCTCACACTGTTCCTCTAGTTGTCCTAATTGTTTGTTCGTGAAAGCAAGAAGTTCCGCAAGTCTTATTTTGTCAGTCCAGATGTCAACAATCGCGATCAGAATTGCGAATAACAAAACACCGGATACTACGATCACTAGTAACCATTGCCACCAGTTCATTATTTACTCCAATGCCCAGGTTGGGCAGCCTAAAGTCGCAAACACACCTTAAGCCACCTAACTCATGGCACTGGGAACAAAACCTTTAACTTCTCTACCTACCCATAAGTTGATTAGAGCTTGTCTAGATATCATTTCGGGCTTAAAAAATAAAGTCATGGCTAGATGACAACCTGCGGCAATGCTAAAAACTAACGATGTTTAAACTACTCTTCACACTTCTCTGGTTAATTGCTCTCCCCTGCATACTCACAGCAACCTCCCTCTATGCGCGCATTGGCTGGACAGCAATTGCTTTTATCGGACTTTTTTTTGAAAAATTTTCCAGTCGTATGTTTGGAGCAGTTTGTGTGGCGGCAGCATTCTATGCAGGTCAAACCATGGTTCCGGCAATGCTCAATGTCGATACTTACCAGCCCAAAGTAAAAGTTGAAGACCGCTTCTTTAACTCACCAAAGGTCAAGGCACATCCGCTCTTGCCTGTAGCTGAAGCCGAGATCTCTCGTTTAGGTATGCTCTTCAGTCAGCCCTTACTTTTTGGTGGCACGCTGCAGCGCGGCTTTGATTTATTTTTAAAAACAACTGCTACGTATACAGGGTGCAATCTACAAAATATTTCCAGCCAAGGACTTGTTGAGTTGGTGCAAGATCGTTCTAGCAAGTTTGAGTACAATCACTACTACGAAATCGTCCCCACAGTAGCGCTGGACCGCTCAAAAGGCATTTTTGTCTTCAACCATGGAGCAATGGGAAATTTCAAGATTTACACCTGCCTTTTAACCGAATTAGCCGAAGAGTTAAGACAAGTTATTGTGGTGCCGAGCCGCGGAGTTGGGCCATGCGACCCTGAGGCAAGTGCAGAATTTATTTCTAAAATTGTTGATGCTGCCGCAGATCGTAACGCCATTTCTAGCGACAATCACGTCCTGATGGGTTTATCCAACGGAAATTGTGGTGTGCTTGCTGCGGCCGATCCTGATTTTTCTCGTGCTCAGTTTGCTCGTTCTAGACTGATTCTTTCTTCGCCTGTTTTACCTAAGCCATTAATTAATAACGTTAGAAATGCAGAAATCCTTGTTCTAACAGGGGAAGACGATAAGCAAACCGACTTTGAGTATGTTAAGCAAGGCGTTAACGACCTTAAAAAAGCCGGGGCAGATGTAACTTTTCATCATTTCCCCAAAGAAGATCATTTCCTGATGCTCTCTAACTGGAGAGAGTTATTGCCCATCATCAAAAATTGGTTGGAATAAGCAAGAAAGAAGAAATTTATAAATCTCAAAAAAATACTGCAAAAAAAATGCTGCGGGAAATGCTGTGAAAAAAGTAATGTAAAAAAAGTGCTGTGAGAAAGTTATCTGGGGCAGTTACGACTGTAGACTGCCCCAGATGATGTGTTAACGCTTACTTTCCCCGACCGACTTCCATGCGAACAAACAAGACAAGCCTGTCTCCGGGAGGCACCGCCCAAGGGCCGCCTACAAGTTCGTCTCCGAAATGCCTGTTGAGCCAGAAGGCGTTAGCCGGGCCAGTGCAAAGCTCGACAGCGATTCGCTGAGGATCGCCGTTGTAGACATGTGCAACTGGAACAGGCCTGCGTTTGGCCGAATCGAGTTTTTGACCAGGACCGACAAGTCCGACCCACGCCTTCATCAGGACTGAAAACGTGCAATAATCGACAACCACAGGCTTCTTGGTCAGATCTACGTTGAACGAATGATCTAGTGTTCCAACTTCAGCAAAATGCGGGAACCAGGTAACCGGATTTTCGATAGCTTGAGCTAGGCGCTTTGACAAGGGGATACTCCCCTCATAACCGTATACTCCCGTAAGCGGCATCCGAATTTCTGGGCGATATTGAGACTTGATCCGAAGATCAATCCCCCCGCGGCTGAAAGATGGGTGCCAAGCTGGTGCGTACCACCCGAGTTCATTGCCGATGTTTTCGATTTCTAGCGTCGCATAGAGGAAGTGACCACGCACTTCGTAGGTAACGGTGTAAACCGCTCGAAACGGATAGTGCGCGGTTTCGCGCATCTCGTGCCGCATCTGAACTACGGATGGAGTTTGGCTAACAATCTCCCACTCGTAGTCGATCGCCGATCCGTGAAGGGCGTGAACATCTCCATGAGAGAGCCTGTAATCGGTTCCATCTGGGGCAGGCAGTACGCCGCCTTCTTGTCTGCCGAAAAACTCGCAGCAAAAATGAGCTCCGGCATTGCGAGCAGTCGGGTCAAACTCAAAAGCATTTCCCGGCTGAATCACAGGGTCACCAAAGCCTGGCCGATGAAGAGAAACAAGAGCAGCCCCAAGCGGGCTGATTTTAACGTCGAGACCCGGCTTAAGCGGGTTTTGCTCTCCTAGCGTGAGGAGTCGCGGTGTGATTGATACCATCGTGGTTAACTTTGACTCAGTGATTTGAGTCGAGAAAGCTTATCTCTCGACTCAAATCTAACTTAAATCTACGGCTAAAATTTGGAATCAAATAAAACCTTAAAATTTCTTCTTTCTCGCTAAAGTAGTTAGCGAGAAATTAAAGACTTCTACGAAAAATTAAATGTCAAAGAACAAAAATGCAGGATACATAAATCCCAAGAAAATGAGAAGCGCGGAGCTTCTCTGAAGAACCTGAAACGACGAGATGCTAGCCCGGGTTTCCACCTCCAGCAAGAGATGTTCCAAAAAAGGCCTGCAAAATAGCATCAACAACAAGTGTGACGCGCCCGCGGAGATCACCTCCGTTTTCGTCAGCCAAAATGGCAGAATCAACTCGCCATCGAGCTTCTCCAACTCGGCCGTTCCTGATCGCATACTGAGCGCTCCCGTATCGAATCACGATGCAGTCATGTGCTTGTGGATGCGAATCTTCATGAGCAGTAACTTCGAGGTGACCAGCAAAGTCTTCCTTAAGTTCGTTGACGCAATCGATGACTTCTTTTACAAGTGCTACACACCTAGACATTTTTTTCCTCCTGGAGCCGCTTGGCCCGCTTACTTGGAAGAATTATTTCCAACTAAGCAGGTCAAGACCGATCGAGAGGAGCCGATAAAAAACCGTTCTAGCTCCGCGCTTTAGCCGGCGAATTTAGGATTACGCCGATAAAACGAGCTAGAGTTACTTCTACCCCTGATTACTTTTCATTCCAGATAAGGTCAGTGATTATATAGGAAAATCAGCGGATTTCAAGCCGCTTATGGTACGGGGTTACTTTTTCTCAAATTCCCCACAAAAACACCTTGGATTTTAACTCAGTTCTGAAAATAAACTGCGTAGAAAACGACCCAGAAAATGCAGAATACTAGCGTCTGGTGCTGGACAGAAGCGTATGGACTAAGAAAATTAGAAACTATCCTAGATACAAAAACACTCAAAATAAACCTAACAAACCTAGCCGGGACACTAACCAATAAAAACAGCAGCAAATCTAAAGGCCCCTGATGCAGAGCTCCGATATTTACAGCGTAAATTTTATAGGGCACCCCGGAAAATGCTCCCTGAAGGAGTGAAAAATATCCGAGTTCTGCAATTTGTACCTGCACTAACTGGATTAACTTAAAATCAATTGCAGGAATATTGCTCAGCAGATTAAAGGCCAAAGACTCGTCGTAAAATCCAAAGCCATACATCAGAACTCCACCGAAAGTAGCAAAGAGCGCGGCAATAAAACTTAATTTTAGTGCCAGTCTTAAATCCCTGAGTGCAACGAAACTCAGCAAAATGTCTGGCACAAGAAAAAATAGCGTCGCTTCACCAAAACCCCAGAACGCTGCCAAATAAAAAATAGGATTTATTGTCATTCCGGGAAATGTCCAATTTTAACAAGCGCACTAAACGCTGCATTTAAATCTTGCATTAATTGTTTCTTGTCCGTCCCTCCCGACAAAGCAGCGCCAATAAAAACATCGCAAAAGAAGGGCACTAAAATCGCTTCGCCTCGCGGCAAGGACTTACCCAGGCCATGCATAAAAATAGGAATGATTGGCACGTCAGGGTGCCTTGCCCCGAGATGCGCAATCCCGGTCTTAAACTCTTGTAGCTGCTCCGGCTCTCCACGTGTGCCTTCAGGAAATAAGATCGCAATCTGCCCAGCGCTAAGCGCTTGCTCAATCGGCTCGAGCGGGTCCTGCTTCACCGACCCCAGCTTACGATCAATCGGAATAATATCGATAACATTTTGCGAAAAAAATTTGAGCCATTTGTTTTTAAAGAAATAATCTGCTGCCGCAACTGGACGAACAATTTTAAGCATCCTCAGCGGAAAAAGCGACAAAAGCACAAGCGCATCTAGGTGGCTATTATGATTAGCTACAACTAAAGCCGGCCCCTTTTTGGGCAGTTTGTCCCGACCGCTGATATTCAAGCCAATTACAATCAACACAAGTGGACGAACGATCAGCAGGAAAAAAAGTATTTTTAACGCCGCCCGCATGTTAATAATAAAGATATCTTATATAGTGGAAAAATAGCGGCGCAGTATAAGTCAAACTGTCAATTCGATCTAAGATGCCACCATGTCCAGGCAGCAAGGTCCCGCTGTCCTTAATCCCTAAGTCGCGCTTAATCGCAGAGATTGTTACATCACCAATAAAACCAAAACCAGCAATGATTAATCCTGCGATAGCGCCTTCACTAGGAGAGAGTGGCGTTAGAAACGTACTCAGCACAGTCGCTAAAACAGTTGTCGTCAATACTCCCCCACTAAAGCCTTCCCAAGTCTTCTTAGGACTGACTTTGGGGATAATTGGGGTTTTGCCAAACATTTTCCCGGAAACGTATTGAGCCACGTCATTTAATTGCGTGAGCACGACTAGGAATAAAACCAACCCTGCTCCGCCAACTTGCCCCGCGCCATCAGGCGGCAAAACCAAAAGAAAACCAACGTGGCTGATACAATAAACTGTGACCATCAGGCCCCAGTGCAAAGTTGCCATGGCATTTAGATATCCACTTGTCTCACCAATTGTCACAGCACGAAAAGGTAAAAATAAAAACACGTAGACGGGAATAAAAATTGCAAACATCCCATACCATTCGATCCCAATGAAATAATATTGAATCGGGATTGCTAGATATGCCCAAAAAAGCACGCGATGGTCCGCGCGGCGAGTTGGGATCAACGAGAGGTATTCTTTAAGCGCTAAAAAACTAATCAGTGCAAAAAATACGATAGAAATCGTTTTATTGAGCGCGATCGCAACACTAAAGACCGCAACCATTATCCACCAAGTTTTAATTCGTGAAGCTAGTTCGTGGTAGTCTTTTTCTGGGTTTTGCTTGGTGAGAAAATAGGTAATTGCAGAGCTTATAATTAAGACTGCAAAAATCCCAATTAAAGAATATTTCACTACTGGGTCAATGGCACTAAGCATTAACGGTCCCTTTTATTGTAAAGACTTTTTAGCGCGATTCCAAATCGTAAGCACCAAGAGAACAATTCCTACAATAAAAATCAGATTTAACCAAAAGTGCCCCAGGCCTTGAGTAACGAAAATTGCAGTTAGCCCGTACAAAAATGCTCGATCGCTTTTCCCCAACGGACCATCGTAGCGCCGCAGATCGCCAACAACTTGGCCTAGAATTCCAACAAACTCAGTTAATATTGCTAGAATCACGCTCGTGATCACTAACGGTTGCCAAAGGCCAGACACAACCACAAACGGTAAGTATAAAGCACTATCCGAAATTACGTCCCCTACTTCGTTCAAGATGCCGCCGAGTTTTGACTGCATCTGATGCTCACGAGCAAGCATGCCATCAATGGCATTAAGTGCCATGCGTATAAAAAGCACTATCGGTAAAAGCCAAAAAATTCCGGGGTATTTCCCGCCAAGAAGATAAGCTAATAGACCTGTAAAAATACTAATCACAAGCGCCAGGAGTGTAACTTGGTTTGCTGTCCAGCCGCGTTGAGCCAGAGTATTTGCAAGTGGTCTAAGTAGGCCCTGGAACTTCGGCTTGAAATCGTAAATTGACCCCATTAGTTACTGATCATCACCTCAGATGGATTGCCAAACGCCAAGTTACGTAACTCCTGTAAACGGCGTTGAGACTTTGCATCCAGATTCAAACCTGCGCTTCCCGAATATTGAAACTCGAGATAGCTTTGATACATTAGGAATGCGCGTTCCGCTTCGCGAGTATGTGGAAATTCTCTGATCGTTTGTTCCAAATAAAGCTCGCGAAAGGCATCAAAGGTTTTAATCGGCAAATGGAAGTAGGCAAGTGCTAAAAGATAAGTCGCTTGACGACGACTTCTCAGATCCGCATTACCAGGTTGAAGCTTCCCAGCGCTAGCTTTAACTGCGCGGTCGATTAAAAGCTCTTGATGTAATAGTGAGCTGGCATAAAGAGTCTTAATCAAATTCTCCTCATCAATTGTCAGTAGTTGCTGACCAGCAACTGGTTTTAATAAAGTCCGGGCACGCTCTAGGTTTGCGCCGCGGGCACTTATTCCAGCAAAATTATTAAGATCAACAATCCATCTTTCAACAAGTTTACGGTCGTCACTTGTTAGCTGCGCGGCTAGCAAAAACTGAGTTAATTTCTCTGCAGCACTAGTATAGGTATTCTTCACGCGCACTTGAATTACTAACCATAGCTTTATCGCCTGCAGCGCATGATGTGAAGTCTCAACCGCCTTCGCTTCGCCTACTGCTAGAGTGATTAAACTTTCTGAGGCTTGGTCAAATTGGCGAGTTGCAAATAGAAACTCGGCTTGCGCCATTTGCGCCTCGAAATCCTGCCCTAATTGGACAGGTAGTTTACCAACGAAATCAACCGGTACTTCATAGCGTGAGTGACAGGCCACGCAATTTGCGGTCAATCCACGTAGTTTCCAATTCGCATACTCTTTATCACCCTTGGCAAAACTATCACGGATATCTTTAATCATTTCTCGATGAGTCTGTAATGTTACGCGAAAGCCTGGCTCAAACATCGTCAGTGGGGCAGCAATCTCAACCTTATGAAAATCATTACTTAGCTGCTCAAGCAGCGCCGAAATTTTCGCAGTATTCTTCTGATCCAAAAAAGCATCCGGGGACCAAACGTAAGGATAAAGTTTACGCGCAACGGCATAGACGTCGCGCATTTCCCCCTGCAAAGTAGTTGGCGCCGCATGTTCATTTGGCTTACGACAGGCAAAGATTACAAGAACTGTCAAAACTAATAGGAGAATTCTTAGATGGAGTTTTCTGTTCATAGCTAGAGTCAGTAAAATTTTTATGCTGAATTATGGAAGCTCCGATGAAGAGAACTTCCTTAAGTCCATAGATTCCCCTAGATAGAGCGCCCGCGCAAGTAGATTAAAACATTCTAGTCCTACAATCTAGCATAGAAAACTCAACTACACCTAAATCAACGTTTAAAAATGGGCTGATCTGATAGTTCATTGATAGAACGTTTTACAGTCCCTGAATCGTTCGGAAAATGTTCAGCCAGAATTTTGCTGACTGAGTTAAGGCACTCAATAATCCCTTGAGTAAAATCACCAGACTGAAAAGTTGTCTTCGTTAGCTCGCAAATTTCGTGCCATTGTTGGTCATTAACTTTTGTAGCAATGCCACGGTCAGCAAGAATCTCGAGGGATCGATCGGCCAAATTAATGTATATGAGGACGCCAGCGTTTGTCTCGGTATCCCAAACTCGTAGCGAGCTAAACAGCATCTCGGCTTTTTCGCGAACCGTAATCCCACGTAAGAAATCTAACAGATCAAGTGCCGCTTCTACACAAATGCAAATCTCCCCGGTATGTTGTCTTTCAGAAAGAGAAATCGACTCGGCAATTCTTGCCCGGTTACTTTCAGGAAATATTTGATTTAATTCCCAGTAACCGAAGAAAAAGCATTTCAAGAAATGCACTTTAAAGAATTTCGAGAAAACTTCTGTGAAGAATTTAGAAAGTTCGGCTTGCATAGTTACCACCTGCCCGAGGCACCTCCTCCACCAAAACTCCCTCCTCCCCCACTAAAGCCGCCACCCCCTGAACTCCAACCTCCACCTGAACTTGTTGAATACCTGCCAGTCCCCCAAGTCCGGTTATTCTCCAGGGAGGAAAAAATGAAAACTATCAGGCCGGCAATACACGCTGTAAGAAAAGAGAGCGCAAACAATGAAAGCACGCATGTGACAAGCGCAGCAATTGTCGCGCCACGTTTGCGGCCCAGTGAATATTTGAGGATCGAAGCTAAAAACAAGCCAAGAACTACAAAGACCGGGAATAAGTCTACCAATGTTGAATCGTATTGGGGCAGAGGGAGTTTCTCGCCAGCAATGGCTTTCTGCATCGCCCAAACACCTTCCGTTATACCTTGTCCGAATTCGCCAGCTTGAAATCGGGGAGTGATAATTTCCGAGATGATGCGTTTACAAATTGCATCCGGAAGTGCCCCTTCAAGGCCGTAACCAACTTCAATCCGCATACTACGGTCTTGCTTAGCAACAATCAGAATCACGCCATCATTGATTTTTTCACGACCAATTTTCCAAGTTTCTGCAAGTCGGATCCCAAAACTTTCGATTGCCTCGCCTGCTGTAGTCGGAAGAATTAAGACAGCAATCTGCGATCCTTTTTCTTTTTCAAACTGAGCAAGACCATTCTCGAGCACTGCTTTCTCAGGGCCAGTCAGCGTCGAGCTTAAGTCGACAACACGCCCAGTCAGTTCGGGAATTTCAATCAGTGCAA
Proteins encoded in this region:
- a CDS encoding DUF3413 domain-containing protein, which encodes MKSVFKPSPQTRELIVFALLNMLALLLIARRYSAVSSEHTKFSAQAFSYLMTVGHFSTLSLIAVLPSLALSSLRKIPAVIPWLLALALCWFLDVFVIIDSYAFQLFRFHLNAAVLGMLFGDASSEIFIFSDKMLYKSLLIVLALLITLLSFIWLARKIAAMQFQRGTSRGILTLICLSAITHNLFFAWADAVAYAPVTIQAQLYPLYPAFTARKFLKKLGISTDLGQQDIVITHTEGNLHYPLSPLICTTNPTRLNVIFIVIDALRFDVINEIATPQIKAFSSQTSKFTNHWSGGSATRTGIFSIFYGIPGTYWQAFLRHQQSPVLIDKFLEQGYQMAIFGSAPLSSPEFDRTVFAKIQNLRRRSSAKTPDQRDQEITRGFNNFLETRNPIEPFMGFLFYDSTHSFDFPEDSPQVFTPSITDVDYLDLNQDFDPLPLKNRYLNAVHFVDSEVGKVLNKLREKNLINNSIIFITGDHGEEFNDTKMNFWRHTGNFTKFQTQVPLLVAWPNQEIKEYPHWSSHYDIAPTLLSELFQCTNPPRDYAVGHNLFRPEKRKFMLVSNYGNSGIIEPDRLTTIFQFGGMHITDPLMQPLTEAVSRSDILQQTFEQQSRFYK
- a CDS encoding 1-acyl-sn-glycerol-3-phosphate acyltransferase, translating into MRAALKILFFLLIVRPLVLIVIGLNISGRDKLPKKGPALVVANHNSHLDALVLLSLFPLRMLKIVRPVAAADYFFKNKWLKFFSQNVIDIIPIDRKLGSVKQDPLEPIEQALSAGQIAILFPEGTRGEPEQLQEFKTGIAHLGARHPDVPIIPIFMHGLGKSLPRGEAILVPFFCDVFIGAALSGGTDKKQLMQDLNAAFSALVKIGHFPE
- a CDS encoding phosphatidate cytidylyltransferase, with protein sequence MLSAIDPVVKYSLIGIFAVLIISSAITYFLTKQNPEKDYHELASRIKTWWIMVAVFSVAIALNKTISIVFFALISFLALKEYLSLIPTRRADHRVLFWAYLAIPIQYYFIGIEWYGMFAIFIPVYVFLFLPFRAVTIGETSGYLNAMATLHWGLMVTVYCISHVGFLLVLPPDGAGQVGGAGLVLFLVVLTQLNDVAQYVSGKMFGKTPIIPKVSPKKTWEGFSGGVLTTTVLATVLSTFLTPLSPSEGAIAGLIIAGFGFIGDVTISAIKRDLGIKDSGTLLPGHGGILDRIDSLTYTAPLFFHYIRYLYY
- a CDS encoding CDP-alcohol phosphatidyltransferase family protein, producing the protein MGSIYDFKPKFQGLLRPLANTLAQRGWTANQVTLLALVISIFTGLLAYLLGGKYPGIFWLLPIVLFIRMALNAIDGMLAREHQMQSKLGGILNEVGDVISDSALYLPFVVVSGLWQPLVITSVILAILTEFVGILGQVVGDLRRYDGPLGKSDRAFLYGLTAIFVTQGLGHFWLNLIFIVGIVLLVLTIWNRAKKSLQ
- a CDS encoding TPM domain-containing protein encodes the protein MQAELSKFFTEVFSKFFKVHFLKCFFFGYWELNQIFPESNRARIAESISLSERQHTGEICICVEAALDLLDFLRGITVREKAEMLFSSLRVWDTETNAGVLIYINLADRSLEILADRGIATKVNDQQWHEICELTKTTFQSGDFTQGIIECLNSVSKILAEHFPNDSGTVKRSINELSDQPIFKR
- a CDS encoding TPM domain-containing protein, whose product is MIRSLICKLFLATLCFTLPLSAFALIEIPELTGRVVDLSSTLTGPEKAVLENGLAQFEKEKGSQIAVLILPTTAGEAIESFGIRLAETWKIGREKINDGVILIVAKQDRSMRIEVGYGLEGALPDAICKRIISEIITPRFQAGEFGQGITEGVWAMQKAIAGEKLPLPQYDSTLVDLFPVFVVLGLFLASILKYSLGRKRGATIAALVTCVLSLFALSFLTACIAGLIVFIFSSLENNRTWGTGRYSTSSGGGWSSGGGGFSGGGGSFGGGGASGRW